A genomic stretch from Petrimonas mucosa includes:
- a CDS encoding peptide MFS transporter, with the protein MFKNHPKGLIGAALSNMGERFGFYIMMAILSLFLLSKFGLDKTEATLIYSVFYALIYLLALAGGLIADKTKKYKGTILWGLILMTVGYLLIAIPTPTPVPNFTLYLTITCFGLFVIAFGNGLFKGNLQAVVGQMYDDPKYSDKRDTGFQIFYMFINIGALFAPLIAVGIRNWWVQFNGFEYNSDLPALSHQFLRGTITPEATQRFTELAATVSKTAPADLTAFANEYLNVFNTGFHYAFGVAIFAMLISLTIFITNKSKFPDPALKAAKEKAANTGQPTAVQMDPKEVRQRLYALFSVFAVVIFFWFSFHQNGVTLTFFANEYTDLSAISIDLGFTTIKGAEIFQFFNPFFVVFLTPVVIGLFGWLRARGKEPSTPKKIAIGMGIAATAFLLMSIGSQGLPDADTARAMGGLTDAQRVTPFLLIGTYFILTVAELFISPLGLSFVSKVAPPQYQGIMQGAWLGATALGNQLLIFGTIFYESLPLWATWLVFVTACLISMFTMLFMLKWLERVAK; encoded by the coding sequence ATGTTCAAGAATCATCCTAAAGGACTTATCGGCGCAGCCCTTTCGAACATGGGCGAGCGTTTTGGTTTTTATATCATGATGGCGATCTTATCGTTATTCCTTTTATCTAAGTTCGGACTTGACAAGACAGAGGCTACTCTCATCTATTCTGTTTTTTATGCACTGATCTACCTGCTTGCACTGGCTGGCGGTTTAATTGCCGACAAAACGAAAAAATACAAGGGGACCATACTTTGGGGTCTCATCCTGATGACGGTAGGCTATCTGCTGATCGCCATCCCTACTCCTACACCCGTCCCCAACTTCACGCTCTACTTAACCATAACCTGCTTCGGACTGTTTGTCATAGCTTTTGGCAACGGACTCTTCAAAGGTAACCTGCAGGCAGTAGTAGGACAGATGTATGATGATCCCAAATATTCAGATAAACGGGATACCGGATTTCAGATTTTTTACATGTTCATCAATATCGGCGCCCTGTTTGCTCCTCTGATCGCCGTAGGAATCCGCAACTGGTGGGTTCAATTCAACGGATTTGAGTACAATTCCGATCTTCCAGCCCTCAGCCACCAGTTTCTCCGGGGAACCATAACACCGGAAGCGACACAACGTTTCACCGAGCTGGCTGCAACGGTGAGCAAAACTGCGCCGGCCGATCTGACCGCATTTGCCAACGAATACCTGAACGTCTTCAACACCGGCTTCCACTATGCTTTCGGCGTGGCCATCTTCGCCATGCTTATCTCACTCACAATCTTTATCACCAACAAGAGCAAGTTTCCCGATCCGGCGTTGAAGGCCGCCAAGGAAAAAGCCGCCAACACCGGGCAGCCGACTGCAGTACAGATGGATCCCAAAGAGGTGCGTCAACGTCTCTACGCCCTCTTCTCGGTATTTGCAGTAGTGATCTTCTTCTGGTTCTCATTTCACCAGAACGGGGTAACCCTCACCTTCTTCGCCAACGAATATACCGATTTGAGTGCTATCAGCATCGACCTGGGCTTCACCACCATCAAGGGAGCCGAGATCTTCCAGTTCTTCAATCCCTTCTTCGTGGTCTTCCTCACTCCGGTGGTGATTGGGCTGTTCGGCTGGTTGAGGGCAAGAGGAAAAGAGCCATCCACCCCGAAAAAGATTGCAATCGGAATGGGTATCGCAGCTACGGCCTTCCTGCTTATGTCGATCGGTTCACAGGGATTGCCCGACGCCGATACCGCAAGGGCAATGGGAGGATTGACAGATGCTCAGCGGGTGACCCCCTTCCTGCTTATCGGCACCTATTTCATCCTGACCGTCGCCGAACTCTTCATCAGCCCGCTCGGGTTGTCGTTTGTATCAAAAGTGGCTCCTCCCCAGTATCAGGGAATCATGCAGGGGGCATGGCTCGGAGCTACCGCACTGGGTAACCAGCTACTGATCTTCGGAACCATCTTCTACGAAAGCCTGCCGTTGTGGGCCACATGGCTGGTATTCGTCACCGCCTGTCTCATATCGATGTTTACCATGCTGTTCATGCTAAAATGGCTCGAACGGGTGGCAAAATAA